One Panicum virgatum strain AP13 chromosome 3N, P.virgatum_v5, whole genome shotgun sequence DNA segment encodes these proteins:
- the LOC120668165 gene encoding probable calcium-binding protein CML21 → MMAPPPLLMSAPSVSAAASSARPGTLPQMQRQGPCNGGRQRRLESQRLRRVFDLFDRDGDGVITPTELLAALGRLGLGLDHATVPAQGAPAATCALEAVFAAYVAPGMPGLRFQDFEALHAELAGDHGNAKEEEMREAFSVFDEDGDSYISVAELQAVLVRMGLPEAGCMARVRDMIAAADRDSDGRVDFDEFKAMMAGGTATDI, encoded by the coding sequence ATGatggctccgccgccgctgcttatGTCCGCGCCTTCTGTCAGTGCGGCGGCGTCGTCAGCTCGGCCAGGGACGTTGCCGCAGATGCAACGCCAAGGGCCCTGCAACGGCGGCCGGCAACGGCGGCTCGAGTCCCAGCGCCTGCGCCGCGTCTTCGACCTGTTCGACCGCGATGGCGACGGCGTCATCACGCCCACCGAGCTGTTGGCCGCGCTGGGCaggctcggcctcggcctcgaccACGCCACCGTTCCCGCGCAAGGAGCGCCAGCGGCCACGTGCGCGCTTGAAGCCGTCTTCGCGGCGTACGTCGCGCCTGGCATGCCGGGGCTGCGGTTCCAGGACTTCGAGGCGCtccacgccgagctcgccggcgaccatgGCAACGctaaggaggaggagatgagGGAGGCGTTCTCGGTGTTCGACGAGGACGGCGACAGCTACATCTCTGTCGCAGAGCTGCAGGCCGTGCTGGTACGGATGGGGCTGCCTGAGGCCGGGTGCATGGCGCGGGTGCGCGACATGATCGCTGCCGCCGACCGGGATAGCGACGGGCGCGTCGACTTCGACGAGTTCAAGGCCATGATGGCCGGTGGTACAGCTACAGATATCTAG
- the LOC120668164 gene encoding reticulon-like protein B1 has product MMSESEEHGSLLEKINDKIHEYKHSSSSSDSDDDKMSKKSKKKKLFGRKHPLHHVLGGGKAADLVLWRDKQTSGSILAGVTVIWLLFEGIGYHLLTFLCHTLIVFLTVWFVWSNAASFVNRSPPKFPEVILSEVQCLKIAHIARKEINEAFYTLRNVASGKDLKTYLTTVAILWFISIIGGCFSFLTLSYTIFLMAYTLPMLYEKYEDQVDVVGEKALIEIKKQYKVIDVKLLSKIPMLSEKKKH; this is encoded by the exons ATGATGTCCGAAAGCGAGGAGCATGGCTCGCTCCTGGAGAAGATCAACGACAAGATCCACGAATACAAGcactcgtcgtcctcctcggatTCGGATGATGACAAAATGTCGAAGAAatccaagaagaagaagctctTCGGGAGGAAGCATCCGCTCCATCACGTCCTCGGAGGGGGCAAGG CTGCCGATCTTGTGCTGTGGAGGGACAAGCAGACATCCGGGAGCATACTGGCGGGGGTGACCGTGATCTGGCTGCTGTTCgagggcatcggctaccaccTCCTCACCTTCCTCTGCCACACGCTCATCGTCTTCCTCACCGTCTGGTTCGTGTGGTCTAACGCTGCGTCCTTCGTCAACAG GTCTCCTCCAAAGTTTCCAGAGGTCATTCTATCTGAAGTACAGTGCCTGAAGATAGCTCATATTGCAAGGAAAGAAATCAATGAGGCTTTCTATACATTGCGCAATGTTGCTTCAGGGAAAGATCTGAAAACATATCTGACG ACGGTTGCAATCTTGTGGTTCATTTCTATAATTGGCGGCTGCTTCAGCTTCCTGACTCTGTCTTACACTA TTTTCCTGATGGCATACACACTGCCCATGCTGTATGAGAAATACGAAGATCAAGTTGATGTTGTGGGCGAGAAGGCCCTTATTGAGATAAAGAAGCAATACAAAGTGATAGATGTGAAGCTTCTCTCTAAGATCCCAATGCTGTCTGAGAAAAAAAAGCACTGA